The Gemmatimonadaceae bacterium genome window below encodes:
- a CDS encoding VWA domain-containing protein → MPDSMQMTLRSDRSLLRATARSTRYLAVSLTAPLAAPRDGRLPIHVGIVLDRSGSMDGEQKFTLATQAVEQALRMLRPQDRFTLVVYDTAVDVIMPSTMATAGAKRTALQRLTDVHPRGGTDLFAGWMTAASQMTPYFTNECVNRMLLLTDGLANAGITEPSALKTAAGDLRARGIATTTFGVGEDFDERLLRDMAHEGGGKSYFIRTPAQIADLLTSELGEALEVVRRGAVLQLALPPGARGELLNTYRTTHAAGDNELRIELGDLTSGEELSLVVRLTFPEDREGAVTSARAVLADGDRVLPECEQSFAWTYGNHEANDAQPRDVVVDREVAALYAGRARAEATEANRQGDLPGARRVLEATARRIREYARGDAVLEALWRELFDEAERFSRRKLSAMEQKSAFFLAEAQLHNRDFEGKARRQRR, encoded by the coding sequence GTGCCCGATTCGATGCAGATGACATTACGGAGCGATCGCTCCCTGTTGCGCGCCACCGCGCGGAGCACGCGGTACCTCGCGGTGTCGCTCACCGCCCCCCTGGCCGCGCCGCGTGACGGTCGCCTGCCCATTCATGTGGGCATTGTGCTGGACCGGTCGGGCTCCATGGACGGCGAGCAGAAGTTCACGCTCGCCACGCAAGCCGTGGAGCAGGCGCTGCGTATGCTGCGACCGCAGGATCGGTTCACGCTGGTGGTGTACGACACCGCCGTCGACGTGATCATGCCGTCAACCATGGCCACTGCGGGCGCCAAACGCACCGCATTGCAGCGCCTCACTGACGTGCACCCGCGCGGCGGCACCGACCTGTTTGCCGGATGGATGACGGCGGCATCGCAAATGACGCCGTATTTCACGAATGAATGTGTGAATAGAATGTTGCTGCTCACTGATGGCCTGGCCAATGCCGGCATCACCGAACCATCGGCATTGAAGACCGCGGCCGGTGACCTGCGTGCACGCGGTATTGCCACCACCACGTTTGGCGTGGGCGAGGATTTCGATGAACGCCTGCTGCGCGACATGGCGCACGAAGGCGGCGGCAAGTCGTACTTCATTCGGACACCCGCGCAAATTGCAGACCTGCTCACCAGCGAACTGGGTGAGGCGCTGGAGGTGGTGCGTCGCGGGGCGGTGCTGCAACTGGCGCTGCCGCCCGGTGCCCGTGGCGAGTTGCTCAATACCTATCGCACCACGCACGCGGCGGGTGACAATGAACTGCGCATTGAATTGGGCGACCTGACATCGGGCGAAGAGCTGTCACTGGTGGTGCGTCTCACGTTTCCGGAAGATCGCGAGGGCGCAGTCACCAGCGCGCGCGCGGTACTGGCCGACGGGGATCGTGTGTTGCCGGAGTGTGAGCAGAGCTTTGCATGGACGTACGGCAATCACGAGGCGAACGATGCGCAACCGCGCGACGTGGTGGTGGACCGCGAGGTGGCGGCGCTGTATGCCGGACGGGCGCGCGCCGAGGCCACTGAGGCCAATCGTCAGGGCGACCTGCCCGGGGCCCGGCGCGTGTTGGAGGCCACGGCGCGCCGCATTCGCGAATACGCGCGCGGTGATGCGGTGCTGGAGGCGCTGTGGCGCGAGCTGTTCGACGAAGCCGAGCGATTCTCGCGGAGGAAGTTGAGCGCGATGGAGCAGAAGTCGGCGTTTTTTTTGGCCGAGGCGCAACTGCACAATCGGGACTTTGAAGGGAAGGCGAGAAGGCAGAGGCGGTGA
- a CDS encoding WYL domain-containing protein: MPDTAAQQLKRILAVIPQFADDKDYPIAAVALAAGTTPKQMVHDFQSITQRFDVAGFVDCVQIHVEHETVSMFTNEFFRPMRLTMSELCALELGLTMLRAERTPADYAAIDGAITRLRKAITTLPANDRHESLRHATLTDLANGEHLQVIRTAVNEQQAVRLQYRSSGATESKSRDVRPYALVYAEHMWYVVSLGDDNVMRHYRLDRIEQVELLDEHFEKDHAVAERVLQAGRAFASDTTRRMTVRYSPRISRWVAEREGTALASDGSLTLEHPVADDSWAVRHVLQYGPEAEVLAPDEIRQLVAARLEAMASA; encoded by the coding sequence ATGCCTGATACGGCCGCGCAACAACTGAAACGGATTCTGGCGGTCATCCCGCAATTTGCCGACGACAAAGACTATCCGATTGCCGCAGTGGCTCTGGCCGCCGGTACCACGCCCAAGCAGATGGTGCACGATTTCCAGTCCATCACGCAGCGCTTTGACGTGGCCGGGTTTGTGGACTGTGTCCAGATCCATGTCGAGCACGAGACGGTGAGCATGTTCACCAACGAGTTTTTCCGGCCTATGCGACTCACCATGTCCGAGCTGTGCGCCCTCGAGCTGGGACTCACCATGCTGCGTGCGGAGCGCACGCCCGCCGATTATGCCGCCATCGATGGCGCGATAACCCGGTTGCGCAAGGCCATCACCACGCTACCAGCGAATGATCGTCATGAATCGTTGCGTCATGCCACGCTGACCGACCTGGCCAACGGCGAACATCTGCAGGTCATTCGCACCGCTGTAAACGAACAACAGGCCGTGCGTCTGCAGTATCGCTCCAGCGGCGCCACCGAAAGCAAGTCGCGTGATGTGCGGCCGTACGCGCTGGTGTACGCGGAGCACATGTGGTATGTGGTGTCGCTGGGTGACGACAACGTGATGCGACACTACCGACTCGATCGCATCGAACAGGTGGAACTGCTGGACGAGCATTTCGAGAAGGACCACGCCGTGGCCGAACGCGTGTTGCAGGCCGGTCGCGCATTCGCCTCGGACACGACGCGTCGCATGACGGTGCGGTACTCGCCGCGCATTTCCCGTTGGGTGGCCGAACGCGAGGGCACCGCGCTGGCAAGCGACGGGAGTCTGACGCTGGAGCATCCGGTGGCCGACGACAGCTGGGCCGTGCGGCATGTGCTGCAGTACGGGCCCGAGGCGGAAGTGCTGGCTCCCGACGAAATCCGGCAGCTGGTGGCAGCGCGGCTGGAGGCGATGGCCAGCGCCTGA
- a CDS encoding WYL domain-containing protein — protein MPPTDKLRRWIDLLAALLSKQTPLTFTELARRVPAYLADGSVLAGKPSDTLKRMFERDKDELRAQGVPIESVGELGSEQSAYTLKVRDFYLPYLGVVTAHGVQRPDKLDRFGYGSIECLAFEPDELLVIADSVARVLQVGDPMLAGEARSARRKLAFDLPMGATDAPTTGMLVEPVPQADAQLLSTLGDALFARKRVTFNYHSMAADRVATRAVEPYGLFFVSGYWYLAARDADKNAMRNFRVNRMTEAKITNKEKASPDFDIPASFSLRAHAKSRQAWEIGDMDALEAVVEFRGQSGAVLAARALGKPDTDNATVRRFDIRQRDSFARWLMSFAGDAVPVAPDSLVQEYRQLVLATRARYVTHA, from the coding sequence ATGCCGCCCACTGACAAACTCCGCCGCTGGATTGATCTGCTGGCGGCGCTGCTCAGCAAGCAGACGCCGCTCACCTTCACCGAGCTCGCCCGGCGCGTGCCCGCCTACCTCGCCGATGGCAGCGTACTGGCCGGAAAGCCATCAGACACGCTCAAGCGCATGTTCGAGCGCGACAAGGACGAGTTGCGCGCGCAGGGCGTGCCCATTGAATCGGTAGGCGAACTCGGAAGCGAGCAATCGGCCTACACGCTCAAGGTGCGCGATTTCTACTTGCCCTATCTGGGCGTGGTGACCGCGCACGGCGTCCAACGGCCGGACAAGCTTGACCGGTTTGGCTATGGCTCCATCGAATGCTTGGCGTTCGAGCCCGATGAACTGCTGGTGATTGCCGACAGTGTCGCCCGCGTACTGCAGGTGGGTGATCCCATGTTGGCCGGGGAAGCGCGCAGTGCGCGTCGCAAGCTGGCGTTCGACTTGCCGATGGGGGCCACCGACGCGCCAACCACCGGCATGCTGGTGGAGCCTGTTCCGCAGGCTGATGCGCAGCTGCTGTCCACGCTGGGCGACGCGCTGTTCGCCCGCAAGCGCGTCACATTCAACTATCACAGCATGGCGGCAGATCGCGTGGCCACCCGCGCGGTCGAACCGTACGGTCTGTTTTTTGTCAGCGGCTACTGGTATCTGGCCGCGCGCGATGCGGACAAGAATGCGATGCGCAACTTCAGGGTCAATCGCATGACCGAGGCGAAAATCACCAACAAGGAGAAAGCCTCACCCGACTTCGATATTCCCGCCAGCTTCTCATTGCGCGCACACGCGAAGTCGCGGCAAGCCTGGGAAATTGGCGATATGGACGCGCTGGAGGCCGTGGTGGAGTTTCGTGGGCAATCGGGTGCCGTGCTGGCCGCGAGGGCACTGGGAAAACCGGATACCGACAACGCCACGGTGCGTCGCTTTGACATTCGACAACGCGACAGCTTCGCGCGCTGGTTGATGTCCTTCGCCGGCGACGCGGTTCCGGTAGCACCGGACTCACTGGTGCAGGAGTATCGGCAACTGGTACTGGCCACGCGCGCGAGGTACGTCACCCATGCCTGA
- a CDS encoding Ig domain-containing protein, whose translation MTEWKAVRTAQRALVLAGLAMWVVACGGGGDGGTAPAPAPPSVATVTVTLAQSSVVVGGGTSAAASLRDASGASLSNRTIVWTSSNPAIAGVSDAGVISTIAVGSVTISASSEGKSGTAALTVIPPPVATIAVALAQSVVFVNASTSAVAVLRDGNGTVLTDRAVAWTSSNASVATVGATGVVTALAAGAATISATSEGRTGAANLTVQLPPVATVTISGAPRVKVGDSYSYTVTLRLGDGTIVNRPISWSIAEAAQASVTQGGVVTPLQVGAFTIRLVIDGVVWTSTYSAYDWEALASSGTQFLVLKADNTITNRSGTVDYSELVVSCGSSGYFFVWVRTPHVITSSGLVAMSFDGGAAFSQTWDELSPSYNTLWKPGSNAAIKSFSLDIASVRVFGFAFGEFLGSSKAMLFRVGGLGPRLPPLFTACPGSAITASAEVIAADLAAQRAVLDARWDLRANALSAADLASRQQSGSAVASAFGLTNALSGTIFASPTTHSQSARRQR comes from the coding sequence ATGACAGAGTGGAAGGCAGTACGTACGGCGCAGCGGGCGTTAGTGCTCGCAGGCCTGGCAATGTGGGTAGTGGCGTGTGGTGGTGGCGGGGACGGGGGCACGGCGCCGGCACCAGCCCCGCCAAGTGTCGCCACGGTAACTGTCACGCTGGCGCAGTCATCAGTAGTCGTTGGAGGCGGCACCAGTGCCGCGGCATCTCTCCGCGACGCCAGCGGTGCGTCGCTCAGCAACCGCACGATTGTCTGGACTTCATCGAATCCCGCAATCGCCGGCGTATCGGATGCCGGCGTGATCAGCACAATTGCCGTCGGATCGGTGACGATCTCGGCAAGCAGTGAGGGCAAATCCGGTACGGCCGCACTGACGGTGATCCCGCCGCCGGTCGCCACGATTGCCGTCGCGCTTGCGCAGTCAGTGGTCTTTGTCAACGCGTCAACCAGTGCTGTGGCTGTGCTGCGCGACGGCAACGGCACCGTGTTGACCGATCGGGCGGTGGCCTGGACCTCATCCAACGCCAGCGTGGCCACGGTCGGCGCAACTGGCGTCGTCACGGCGCTTGCCGCCGGAGCGGCGACCATCTCGGCCACGAGCGAAGGGCGCACAGGGGCGGCGAACCTCACGGTGCAACTGCCGCCGGTTGCGACGGTCACCATCAGCGGTGCGCCACGCGTCAAAGTGGGCGACAGTTACAGCTACACCGTCACGCTCCGACTCGGCGATGGCACCATTGTCAATCGCCCCATCAGCTGGAGCATCGCTGAGGCGGCCCAGGCGTCAGTGACACAGGGCGGTGTGGTGACGCCGCTTCAGGTTGGTGCGTTCACCATCCGACTGGTGATTGACGGGGTGGTGTGGACCTCCACCTACTCGGCGTACGATTGGGAGGCGCTCGCCAGCAGCGGCACGCAATTTCTCGTGCTCAAGGCCGACAACACCATCACCAACCGATCGGGGACTGTCGATTACTCGGAGTTGGTGGTGAGCTGCGGATCAAGCGGGTACTTCTTCGTGTGGGTGCGCACACCGCACGTGATCACGTCCAGCGGACTGGTGGCGATGTCGTTCGATGGCGGTGCCGCGTTCTCGCAGACGTGGGACGAGCTGTCGCCCAGCTACAACACGCTGTGGAAGCCCGGTTCGAACGCGGCCATCAAGTCGTTCTCGCTCGACATCGCCAGTGTGCGGGTATTCGGTTTCGCGTTCGGCGAGTTTCTCGGATCCTCCAAGGCCATGCTGTTTCGGGTTGGCGGACTGGGCCCGCGTTTGCCGCCGTTGTTCACCGCGTGTCCAGGCAGCGCCATCACGGCCAGCGCTGAGGTGATTGCGGCCGACCTCGCGGCGCAGCGGGCTGTCCTGGACGCGCGATGGGACCTGCGAGCGAATGCGCTCTCTGCAGCGGACCTCGCGAGTCGACAGCAGTCAGGGTCTGCGGTCGCGTCGGCATTCGGGCTGACGAACGCACTGAGCGGTACGATCTTCGCATCGCCGACCACGCATTCGCAGTCAGCGCGACGTCAGCGCTGA
- a CDS encoding metal-binding protein, with product MPTEKQYTLIGPDGARITSPVPGTLGGYRKARRYGRLDCKVARRALHEGGLYAQQRVFFADEATAIAAGYHPCARCMPVEYKAWKAGAR from the coding sequence ATGCCAACCGAAAAGCAGTACACTCTCATCGGCCCCGACGGCGCCCGTATCACCAGCCCCGTGCCCGGCACCCTGGGCGGATACCGCAAGGCGCGCCGTTACGGGCGCCTGGACTGCAAGGTCGCCCGTCGTGCGCTGCATGAGGGCGGACTGTATGCCCAGCAGCGCGTGTTCTTCGCCGACGAAGCCACCGCGATTGCCGCGGGATACCATCCGTGCGCGCGCTGCATGCCGGTGGAGTACAAGGCGTGGAAGGCTGGCGCGCGGTGA
- a CDS encoding DUF2442 domain-containing protein — MTSHQLSDAEIRAQIPAALARDAAQRKKGLRAVSARYDRKAQRVVLELTSGYLFAFPVRAIPALAAATPAQIASADVHPSGLSLHWAALDVDLSVAGLLLSVIGEKEQRRQLASLAGKVTSAAKARAARANGAKGGRPRGPGTQARDP, encoded by the coding sequence ATGACTAGTCATCAGCTCAGCGACGCTGAGATCCGTGCGCAGATCCCTGCGGCGCTCGCTCGCGATGCGGCGCAACGCAAGAAGGGCCTGAGGGCGGTGAGCGCGAGGTACGATAGGAAGGCACAACGCGTGGTGCTGGAACTTACGAGCGGGTACTTGTTCGCCTTCCCGGTGCGGGCGATTCCGGCGCTCGCCGCGGCTACACCGGCGCAAATTGCTTCTGCCGATGTGCACCCATCGGGGCTCTCGCTCCATTGGGCCGCGCTGGATGTCGATCTGAGTGTGGCGGGGCTGCTCTTGTCTGTCATCGGCGAGAAGGAACAGCGTCGTCAGCTGGCAAGTCTTGCCGGCAAGGTGACGTCGGCCGCCAAGGCGAGGGCTGCACGCGCGAATGGTGCGAAGGGCGGGCGGCCACGAGGTCCGGGCACTCAGGCCCGCGACCCATAG
- a CDS encoding carboxypeptidase regulatory-like domain-containing protein — translation MRFPTALLVILVALHGSPRALSAQRPPRVATAHIEGLVSLSSGAPARGAIVTVNCLGCLGRIHIDSTGRYSKDVPPGQVTLEVRCPSATSMGPIAESPALVLKAGERRVHDVVFPPNACREPAFATLRGDFRGIYVHHWEGSTFAFCDDVPAMAREVLARTDPPPTIAVSVPMANAANTLDHVGVMPNSQGQTPLYVEWRGTLAGPGQYGTWGLSEYMLTVDSVYAVRAMRLADCPRINPLAARTPARFDTAAVVLAAWRAAMARPASRARSRVLSVTSRVDLNTMPLSPWVSRQLREQGVPIVRPTDLYGSTRREAYHVANMQMQPDSAVQVTLTARYFVPRDGLEWFRSRTDSVRVRCVAGACTGRVVHALWDRP, via the coding sequence ATGCGATTCCCCACGGCGCTGCTCGTCATTCTCGTCGCACTCCACGGCTCGCCGCGCGCGCTGTCCGCACAACGGCCGCCACGGGTCGCCACCGCGCACATCGAAGGCCTGGTATCCCTCAGCTCCGGCGCACCCGCACGTGGTGCCATCGTCACCGTCAACTGTCTCGGCTGCCTGGGCCGGATACACATCGACTCCACCGGTCGCTACTCGAAAGATGTCCCGCCGGGGCAGGTCACGCTCGAGGTTCGTTGTCCCAGCGCAACTTCCATGGGACCCATCGCCGAGTCACCGGCCCTGGTGCTCAAGGCAGGCGAACGGCGCGTGCATGATGTCGTCTTCCCACCCAATGCCTGTCGCGAGCCCGCGTTCGCAACGCTGCGTGGCGATTTTCGCGGTATCTACGTGCACCATTGGGAAGGCAGCACCTTTGCGTTTTGCGACGACGTGCCGGCCATGGCGCGCGAAGTACTGGCGCGCACGGATCCACCACCAACGATTGCGGTGAGTGTGCCGATGGCAAACGCCGCGAATACGCTGGATCATGTTGGCGTCATGCCCAACTCGCAGGGTCAGACACCGCTGTATGTGGAGTGGCGCGGCACACTGGCCGGTCCTGGTCAGTACGGAACGTGGGGATTGTCGGAGTACATGCTCACCGTGGACAGTGTGTATGCGGTGCGCGCCATGCGATTGGCCGACTGTCCGCGCATCAATCCACTCGCGGCGCGCACCCCCGCGCGATTCGATACGGCGGCTGTGGTGCTGGCCGCGTGGCGCGCCGCGATGGCGCGACCGGCGTCGCGCGCGCGCTCCCGCGTGCTCTCGGTGACGTCGCGCGTTGACCTCAACACCATGCCGCTGTCACCGTGGGTATCCAGACAATTGCGCGAACAGGGTGTGCCCATAGTGCGTCCGACCGATCTGTACGGCAGCACGCGGCGCGAGGCATATCACGTGGCCAACATGCAGATGCAGCCGGACAGCGCGGTGCAAGTGACGCTTACGGCCAGATATTTTGTACCGCGGGACGGGTTGGAGTGGTTCCGATCGCGAACCGACAGCGTACGCGTGCGTTGTGTGGCGGGGGCGTGCACAGGGCGCGTGGTGCATGCGCTGTGGGACCGCCCATAG